A genomic segment from Aegilops tauschii subsp. strangulata cultivar AL8/78 chromosome 1, Aet v6.0, whole genome shotgun sequence encodes:
- the LOC109752154 gene encoding MADS-box transcription factor 4 isoform X1, with the protein MGRGKIEIKRIENSSNRQVTFAKRRAGLVKKAREIGVLCDAEVGVVIFSSAGKLYDFWTPKTTLPRILEKYQTNSGKILWDEKHKSISAEIDRVKKENDNMQIELRHMKGEDVNSLQPKELIAIEEALTNGQTNLRDKMMDHWKMHRRNEKMLEEEHKLLALRMTCISFCQLVKWSIIRACTMVAYGYRWLMTKTPAGRPEQRHEGDGARVPSG; encoded by the exons ATGGGGCGCGGGAAGATCGAGATCAAGAGGATCGAGAACTCGTCCAACCGCCAGGTGACCTTCGCCAAGCGCCGGGCCGGGCTGGTGAAGAAGGCCCGCGAGATCGGCGTGCTCTGCGACGCCGAGGTCGGCGTCGTCATCTTCTCCAGCGCCGGCAAGCTCTACGACTTCTGGACGCCCAAGACCAC gctgccgaggatcttggagaagtACCAGACCAACTCCGGCAAGATCCTCTGGGATGAGAAGCACAAG AGCATCAGCGCCGAGATCGACAGGGTGAAGAAGGAGAACGACAACATGCAGATCGAGCTCAG GCATATGAAAGGCGAGGATGTGAACTCCCTGCAGCCCAAGGAGCTGATCGCCATCGAGGAGGCGCTCACCAACGGCCAGACCAACCTCAGGGACAAGATG ATGGACCACTGGAAGATGCACAGGAGGAAT GAGAAGATGCTGGAGGAGGAGCACAAGCTGCTGGCTTTGAGGATG ACATGCATCAGCTTTTGCCAACTAGTGAAATGGAGCATAAtcagggcatgtacaatggtggcATATGGATACAGATGGCTCATGACAAAAA CACCAGCAGGACGACCTGAGCAGCGGCATGAGGGAGATGGAGCTCGGGTACCATCAGGGTAG
- the LOC109752155 gene encoding ubinuclein-1 isoform X2: MDAPAPTPAPAPPAAAVPAEAAARPPAPAPAPAPAPPPQPAAAAPPAGRQLFSVELRPGETTIVSWKKLLKEAGPGAAPPPSLPAAAVQPVVAPLAGPSGAAVHPTENDPNDPSQSNRFNAVIEKIERLYMGKHSSDEEDLGDVPDDDQYDTEDSFIDDAELDEYFEVDNLETKHTGFFVNKGKLEQSEYGSVQNVVPDGAVQNVGPKKRRRRDSSNSYIENSKELAPGSMPVKVPKRNALEIGKNIASSDLSSYSEYHSEGNKPLTNKSNSPVRMQKVNASDNATGAEYASHPKISTYLEKDAAVQLDLQLKKSSNVAKPDLPKKMRRKENYGVNQFPGLTTADNVYSTQTTHLAANRRIEGSGIKAKGTRLERAIRDLENIVGEYKPHTLDVPYIDPNCQGAVKRRLPQEIKQKLAKVARLSANQGKISEDELINRLMGIVGHLVQRRTLKRNMKEMVESGMCAKQEKADKFQQVKTEIYEMVKARLDTKPKVTEQRDDSAHDFQGGVNIDDKTALKGKFVLDAPLEDRICDLYDLYVEGMDEDKGPQSRKLYVELADLWPQGYMDKVEIRNAISRSKERRNLLYRQRKVRNEERMKRRRIAAAAKSRDGNPMVAHYATAQQVMQPPVKDASPSMTSTHTLYPVVNYGHSQVCRNADRVGEVTVGAVSDGNRSSDAAVDLQLQANPLKAPPRYVSEKQKPAKRADDAKVGSSSSLPQTVLAIAGYDPQRPGYS; the protein is encoded by the exons ATGGACGCCCCCGCGCCTACCCCTGCCCCAGCCCCTCCCGCCGCCGCAGTGCCGGCCGAGGCCGCGGCGAGGCCGCCTGCTCCCGCTCCAGCTCCTGctcctgcgccgccgccgcagcctgCCGCGGCGGCCCCGCCGGCGGGGAGGCAGCTGTTCTCCGTGGAGCTCCGGCCCGGGGAGACCACCATTGTGTCGTGGAAGAAGCTGCTCAAGGAGGCCGGCCCgggagccgccccgccgccctccCTGCCCGCCGCGGCGGTGCAGCCGGTCGTCGCCCCCCTCGCGGGGCCCTCTGGTGCCGCG GTACATCCAACAGAAAACGACCCAAATGATCCATCACAGTCAAATCGGTTCAATGCAGTTATTGAGAAAATCGAGCGCCTTTACATG GGCAAACATAGTAGTGACGAAGAAGATCTGGGTGATGTGCCTGATGATGATCAGTATGACACTGAAGATTCTTTCATTGATGACGCTGAATTG GATGAGTACTTTGAAGTTGACAATTTGGAAACCAAGCACACTGGATTTTTTGTGAACAAAGGGAAATTGGAACAAAG TGAGTATGGCTCAGTACAAAATGTTGTACCAGATGGTGCAGTACAAAATGTTGGACCAAAGAAACGGAGAAGAAGAGATTCTTCAAATTCTTACATCGAAAATAGCAAGGAGCTTGCACCAGGCAGCATGCCTGTAAAAGTCCCTAAAAGAAACGCTCTTGAAATAGGAAAAAACATAGCAAGTAGTGACTTAAGTTCTTACAGCGAATATCACTCTGAAGGCAACAAACCGTTGACGAATAAAAGTAATTCCCCTGTAAGAATGCAGAAAGTGAATGCCAGTGACAATGCAACTGGTGCTGAGTATGCATCACATCCGAAGATATCAA CATACTTGGAGAAGGATGCTGCAGTGCAACTTGATCTCCAATTGAAAAAATCCTCTAATGTGGCGAAGCCAGATTTGCCAAAGAAAATGCGCCGCAAAGAAAACTATGGTGTCAATCAGTTTCCTGGGTTGACTACAGCAGACAACGTATATTCGACACAAACAACG CACTTGGCTGCGAACAGGCGCATAGAAGGTTCAGGTATTAAGGCCAAGGGTACCAGACTTGAGCGAGCTATTCGTGACCTTGAAAATATTGTCGGTGAAT ATAAACCACATACTCTTGATGTTCCGTACATTGATCCAAATTGTCAAGGAGCGGTCAAAAGAAGATTGCCTcaagaaataaaacaaaaactTGCTAAGGTCGCAAGGTTATCG GCAAATCAGGGTAAAATCTCAGAAGATGAATTGATCAATCGTCTCATGGGCATAGTTGGGCACCTTGTGCAGCGTAGGACACTGAAG AGAAACATGAAAGAAATGGTTGAATCGGGTATGTGTGCTAAACAAGAGAAGGCTGACAAGTTCCAACAAGTGAAAACTGAGATCTATGAAATGGTCAAAGCACGTCTAGACACCAAGCCCAAG GTTACTGAACAAAGGGATGATTCAGCACATGATTTTCAGGGGGGTGTCAATATTGATGATAAAACAGCCTTAAAAGGCAAATTTGTTCTGGATGCTCCACTGGAGGACAGGAtctgtgatctatatgatctttATGTTGAG GGTATGGATGAAGACAAGGGCCCTCAGAGTCGTAAGTTATATGTAGAG CTTGCTGACTTATGGCCACAAGGTTACATGGATAAAGTTGAAATTCGAAACGCCATTTCAAGATCAAAGGAGCGAAGGAATTTATTGTACCGGCAGCGCAAG GTTCGCAACGAGGAGAGAATGAAGAGGAGAAGGATAGCTGCTGCTGCCAAGTCACGAGATGGCAACCCAATGGTGGCTCACTATGCTACAGCACAGCAAGTTATGCAACCGCCCGTGAAAGACGCTAGTCCATCGATGACAAGCACGCACACCTTGTATCCTGTCGTTAACTATGGACACAGCCAGGTCTGCAGAAACGCCGACAGAGTTGGTGAAGTGACCGTGGGTGCAGTATCTGACGGCAACCGTAGTTCGGACGCCGCCGTGGATCTGCAACTGCAAGCTAACCCACTGAAGGCCCCCCCGCGGTATGTCAGTGAGAAGCAGAAGCCTGCAAAGCGTGCGGATGATGCAAAGGTCGGCAGTAGCAGTAGCCTTCCTCAGACGGTGCTTGCCATTGCAGGCTATGACCCCCAGCGGCCCGGCTACAGCTAA
- the LOC109752154 gene encoding MADS-box transcription factor 4 isoform X2 yields MGRGKIEIKRIENSSNRQVTFAKRRAGLVKKAREIGVLCDAEVGVVIFSSAGKLYDFWTPKTTLPRILEKYQTNSGKILWDEKHKSISAEIDRVKKENDNMQIELRHMKGEDVNSLQPKELIAIEEALTNGQTNLRDKMMDHWKMHRRNEKMLEEEHKLLALRMHQQDDLSSGMREMELGYHQGRDFTSQMPFTFRLQPSHPNLQEDK; encoded by the exons ATGGGGCGCGGGAAGATCGAGATCAAGAGGATCGAGAACTCGTCCAACCGCCAGGTGACCTTCGCCAAGCGCCGGGCCGGGCTGGTGAAGAAGGCCCGCGAGATCGGCGTGCTCTGCGACGCCGAGGTCGGCGTCGTCATCTTCTCCAGCGCCGGCAAGCTCTACGACTTCTGGACGCCCAAGACCAC gctgccgaggatcttggagaagtACCAGACCAACTCCGGCAAGATCCTCTGGGATGAGAAGCACAAG AGCATCAGCGCCGAGATCGACAGGGTGAAGAAGGAGAACGACAACATGCAGATCGAGCTCAG GCATATGAAAGGCGAGGATGTGAACTCCCTGCAGCCCAAGGAGCTGATCGCCATCGAGGAGGCGCTCACCAACGGCCAGACCAACCTCAGGGACAAGATG ATGGACCACTGGAAGATGCACAGGAGGAAT GAGAAGATGCTGGAGGAGGAGCACAAGCTGCTGGCTTTGAGGATG CACCAGCAGGACGACCTGAGCAGCGGCATGAGGGAGATGGAGCTCGGGTACCATCAGGGTAGGGATTTCACTTCCCAGATGCCGTTCACCTTCCGGCTGCAGCCCAGCCACCCCAACTTGCAGGAAGACAAGTAG
- the LOC141032917 gene encoding uncharacterized protein, with amino-acid sequence MSWPSSPGSSTTHSSNPFAGPEPSAAVIRDLNIEARVPIRLDSSSTSYYAWKTYFNLVFREYYLTEHIDGSVDNAYMRGDPEWSAIEATIIRWFYQTVSKDIFHTVAAEDDDAYTVWAKINALFTDNKLQRLVFLQQEFFGCHQDNSTIDEYCMRLKMLADELRDIGAKVSDDLMLSTLTAGLNEDFGNAASNLTLLQQPTFQRVVAYLKLEERRMTKLK; translated from the coding sequence ATGTCGTGGCCCTCCTCCCCCGGCTCCTCCACCACCCACTCGTCCAACCCGTTCGCTGGTCCCGAGCCCTCCGCCGCCGTCATCCGTGACCTCAATATTGAGGCCCGGGTCCCCATCCGTCTCGACAGCTCCAGCACGTCGTACTACGCGTGGAAGACCTACTTCAACCTCGTCTTCCGTGAGTACTATCTCACCGAGCATATTGACGGTTCCGTGGACAACGCGTACATGCGCGGCGACCCGGAGTGGTCCGCCATCGAGGCCACGATCATTCGTTGGTTCTACCAGACGGTCTCGAAGGACATCTTCCACACGGTCGCCGCCGAGGACGACGACGCCTACACCGTGTGGGCCAAGATCAACGCGCTCTTCACCGACAACAAACTCCAGCGCCTTGTTTTCTTGCAGCAGGAGTTCTTCGGCTGTCACCAGGACAACTCCACCATCGACGAGTACTGCATGAGGCTCAAGATGCTCGCCGACGAGCTTCGCGACATCGGCGCTAAGGTCTCTGACGACCTCATGCTGAGCACCCTCACCGCCGGACTTAATGAGGACTTTGGCAACGCGGCGTCCAACCTCACCCTGCTGCAGCAACCCACCTTCCAGCGCGTCGTCGCGTACCTCAAACTTGAGGAGCGCCGGATGACGAAGCTGAAGTAG
- the LOC109752156 gene encoding uncharacterized protein, whose product MKKQKMANGPSHDKNKVFASLTHEDASDIDPSYKIFLENLIEDGSAYVFHMPNGDHGLPASIRYEEDAMSYGGTNVPKKLPHTSRGGPNVKRLDQTSGRAVNGNAGHSFLPRTLSVKNNTSEVDESYAEFLSLMKIKDGFMVLELEPGVTVVYEQEEKTPPGYDELRTLVMSERGIDGPAPENLHGQDLICTDEHGLVPCTESSDFNASEECEEAPIALSCGAPSTFDEKLDSVLSQPYDQNEYKELMRKATDQKPVSRQRQLRSGSKRYATGFVGLSYLDHYPDLAKQIDTADTNERRLNLLRKFFFWLENLCHDGAHMPWIAKALACNPIATDD is encoded by the exons ATGAAGAAACAGAAAATGGCGAATGGACCATCACACGACAAGAACAAGGTGTTCGCCAGTTTGACTCACGAAGATGCTTCAGATATTGATCCGTCTTACAAGATTTTCTTGGAAAATCTTATTGAAGATGGAAGTGCGTATGTGTTTCATATGCCAAATGGGGACCATGGCTTGCCTGCTTCCATCAGGTATGAAGAGGATGCTATGTCATATGGAGGCACAAATGTCCCCAAAAAATTGCCACACACAAGTCGGGGTGGTCCAAATGTCAAGCGACTAGATCAAACATCAGGCAGGGCTGTCAATGGAAATGCGGGCCATTCCTTTCTACCAAGGACATTGTCTGTGAAGAACAACACCTCAGAGGTCGATGAATCTTATGCAGAATTTCTGAGCCTCATGAAGATCAAGGATGGTTTCATGGTTCTTGAGCTGGAACCAGGTGTTACTGTGGTATACGAGCAAGAGGAGAAGACACCCCCTGGATATGATGAATTGAGAACTTTGGTTATGTCTGAACGTGGAATTGACGGGCCTGCTCCAGAAAATTTGCATGGTCAGGATTTAATCTGCACAGATGAGCATGGACTTGTACCTTGTACTGAATCTTCTGATTTTAAC GCATCTGAAGAATGTGAAGAAGCACCTATTGCTCTTAGTTGTGGTGCTCCTTCTACATTTGATGAAAAACTTGATTCTGTTTTAAGTCAGCCATATGACCAAAATGAATACAAAGAGCTTATGAGAAAAGCCACTGACCAGAAGCCTGTGAGCAGACAAAGACAATTGCGAAGTGGATCCAAGCGCTATGCCACAGGATTCGTTGGACTGTCGTATCTTGATCACTACCCAG ATCTGGCCAAGCAAATCGACACTGCTGACACTAATGAGAGACGACTGAACCTCCTGCGAAAATTCTTCTTCTGGCTGGAG AACTTATGCCATGATGGAGCACACATGCCATGGATCGCCAAGGCGCTGGCCTGCAATCCCATCGCAACAGACGACTGA
- the LOC109752155 gene encoding ubinuclein-1 isoform X1, whose protein sequence is MDAPAPTPAPAPPAAAVPAEAAARPPAPAPAPAPAPPPQPAAAAPPAGRQLFSVELRPGETTIVSWKKLLKEAGPGAAPPPSLPAAAVQPVVAPLAGPSGAAVHPTENDPNDPSQSNRFNAVIEKIERLYMGKHSSDEEDLGDVPDDDQYDTEDSFIDDAELDEYFEVDNLETKHTGFFVNKGKLEQSEYGSVQNVVPDGAVQNVGPKKRRRRDSSNSYIENSKELAPGSMPVKVPKRNALEIGKNIASSDLSSYSEYHSEGNKPLTNKSNSPVRMQKVNASDNATGAEYASHPKISSKGVSLPSSEIKDLNKHKTAVPQAVDFARKSTTNAINPYPAYLEKDAAVQLDLQLKKSSNVAKPDLPKKMRRKENYGVNQFPGLTTADNVYSTQTTHLAANRRIEGSGIKAKGTRLERAIRDLENIVGEYKPHTLDVPYIDPNCQGAVKRRLPQEIKQKLAKVARLSANQGKISEDELINRLMGIVGHLVQRRTLKRNMKEMVESGMCAKQEKADKFQQVKTEIYEMVKARLDTKPKVTEQRDDSAHDFQGGVNIDDKTALKGKFVLDAPLEDRICDLYDLYVEGMDEDKGPQSRKLYVELADLWPQGYMDKVEIRNAISRSKERRNLLYRQRKVRNEERMKRRRIAAAAKSRDGNPMVAHYATAQQVMQPPVKDASPSMTSTHTLYPVVNYGHSQVCRNADRVGEVTVGAVSDGNRSSDAAVDLQLQANPLKAPPRYVSEKQKPAKRADDAKVGSSSSLPQTVLAIAGYDPQRPGYS, encoded by the exons ATGGACGCCCCCGCGCCTACCCCTGCCCCAGCCCCTCCCGCCGCCGCAGTGCCGGCCGAGGCCGCGGCGAGGCCGCCTGCTCCCGCTCCAGCTCCTGctcctgcgccgccgccgcagcctgCCGCGGCGGCCCCGCCGGCGGGGAGGCAGCTGTTCTCCGTGGAGCTCCGGCCCGGGGAGACCACCATTGTGTCGTGGAAGAAGCTGCTCAAGGAGGCCGGCCCgggagccgccccgccgccctccCTGCCCGCCGCGGCGGTGCAGCCGGTCGTCGCCCCCCTCGCGGGGCCCTCTGGTGCCGCG GTACATCCAACAGAAAACGACCCAAATGATCCATCACAGTCAAATCGGTTCAATGCAGTTATTGAGAAAATCGAGCGCCTTTACATG GGCAAACATAGTAGTGACGAAGAAGATCTGGGTGATGTGCCTGATGATGATCAGTATGACACTGAAGATTCTTTCATTGATGACGCTGAATTG GATGAGTACTTTGAAGTTGACAATTTGGAAACCAAGCACACTGGATTTTTTGTGAACAAAGGGAAATTGGAACAAAG TGAGTATGGCTCAGTACAAAATGTTGTACCAGATGGTGCAGTACAAAATGTTGGACCAAAGAAACGGAGAAGAAGAGATTCTTCAAATTCTTACATCGAAAATAGCAAGGAGCTTGCACCAGGCAGCATGCCTGTAAAAGTCCCTAAAAGAAACGCTCTTGAAATAGGAAAAAACATAGCAAGTAGTGACTTAAGTTCTTACAGCGAATATCACTCTGAAGGCAACAAACCGTTGACGAATAAAAGTAATTCCCCTGTAAGAATGCAGAAAGTGAATGCCAGTGACAATGCAACTGGTGCTGAGTATGCATCACATCCGAAGATATCAAGTAAGGGTGTTTCATTACCTTCTTCAGAAATAAAGGACTTGAACAAGCATAAAACTGCAGTGCCCCAGGCTGTTGATTTTGCTCGAAAGTCTACAACTAATGCAATAAACCCTTATCCAGCATACTTGGAGAAGGATGCTGCAGTGCAACTTGATCTCCAATTGAAAAAATCCTCTAATGTGGCGAAGCCAGATTTGCCAAAGAAAATGCGCCGCAAAGAAAACTATGGTGTCAATCAGTTTCCTGGGTTGACTACAGCAGACAACGTATATTCGACACAAACAACG CACTTGGCTGCGAACAGGCGCATAGAAGGTTCAGGTATTAAGGCCAAGGGTACCAGACTTGAGCGAGCTATTCGTGACCTTGAAAATATTGTCGGTGAAT ATAAACCACATACTCTTGATGTTCCGTACATTGATCCAAATTGTCAAGGAGCGGTCAAAAGAAGATTGCCTcaagaaataaaacaaaaactTGCTAAGGTCGCAAGGTTATCG GCAAATCAGGGTAAAATCTCAGAAGATGAATTGATCAATCGTCTCATGGGCATAGTTGGGCACCTTGTGCAGCGTAGGACACTGAAG AGAAACATGAAAGAAATGGTTGAATCGGGTATGTGTGCTAAACAAGAGAAGGCTGACAAGTTCCAACAAGTGAAAACTGAGATCTATGAAATGGTCAAAGCACGTCTAGACACCAAGCCCAAG GTTACTGAACAAAGGGATGATTCAGCACATGATTTTCAGGGGGGTGTCAATATTGATGATAAAACAGCCTTAAAAGGCAAATTTGTTCTGGATGCTCCACTGGAGGACAGGAtctgtgatctatatgatctttATGTTGAG GGTATGGATGAAGACAAGGGCCCTCAGAGTCGTAAGTTATATGTAGAG CTTGCTGACTTATGGCCACAAGGTTACATGGATAAAGTTGAAATTCGAAACGCCATTTCAAGATCAAAGGAGCGAAGGAATTTATTGTACCGGCAGCGCAAG GTTCGCAACGAGGAGAGAATGAAGAGGAGAAGGATAGCTGCTGCTGCCAAGTCACGAGATGGCAACCCAATGGTGGCTCACTATGCTACAGCACAGCAAGTTATGCAACCGCCCGTGAAAGACGCTAGTCCATCGATGACAAGCACGCACACCTTGTATCCTGTCGTTAACTATGGACACAGCCAGGTCTGCAGAAACGCCGACAGAGTTGGTGAAGTGACCGTGGGTGCAGTATCTGACGGCAACCGTAGTTCGGACGCCGCCGTGGATCTGCAACTGCAAGCTAACCCACTGAAGGCCCCCCCGCGGTATGTCAGTGAGAAGCAGAAGCCTGCAAAGCGTGCGGATGATGCAAAGGTCGGCAGTAGCAGTAGCCTTCCTCAGACGGTGCTTGCCATTGCAGGCTATGACCCCCAGCGGCCCGGCTACAGCTAA